In Anomaloglossus baeobatrachus isolate aAnoBae1 chromosome 10, aAnoBae1.hap1, whole genome shotgun sequence, the genomic window AAGCCCTTCTTGAAGAGTGTCGCCTCATCTGCCGTCGCATTGCCGTACGGATGTTCTGTAGCATGGACAcctggggaaaaaaaagaaatataggGGAATAACTGGACAGATCATTGTATCCTGTAATACTCTGCGCTGCTGAAGGACGCGGCTCCTAATTCTGTCTGTAATCTCTGAAGATTATGACACGGCCTCTTGTGCAGCTCTgcccttaacccctttacgaccaagaacgtaccagtacgtcctttgtcatgttggggtaatcactgctggctgctgcagtgagctggcagtgatccctgcacatgtctgctgatttgaacagcagacatgtggggctaacaggcgcaggtggatccgcgatccatccgcgcctgttaacctcttagatcgtgcggtcaaaatgtgacagagcgaTTTAAATGACAGAAGTGGGGATTGTGccgttccccgccgccatcggaggccctgtgatgCGTTCACTGGGAGCtgacggttgccatggtagcacagggccatgtgataactcctgtcgctatcatgacgtacagttaggtccagaaatatttggacagtgacacaagttttgttattttagctgtttacaaaaacatgttcagaaatacaattatatatataatatgggctgaaagtgcacactcccagctgcaatatgagagttttcacatccaaatcggagaaagggtttaggaatcatagctctgtaatgcatagcctcatctttttcaagggaccaaaagtaattggacaagggactctaagggctgcaattaactctgaaggcgtctccctcgttaacctgtaatcaatgaagtagttaaaaggtctggggttgattacaggtgtgtggttttgcatttggaagctgttgctgtgaccagacaacatgcggtctaaggaactctcaattgaggtgaagcagaacatcctgaggctgaaaaaaaagaaaaaatccatcagagagatagcagacatgcttggagtagcaaaatcaacagtcgggtacattctgagaaaaaaggaattgactggtgagcttgggaactcaaaaaggcctgggcgtccacggatgacaacagtggtggatgatcgccgcatactttctttggtgaagaagaacccgttcacaacatcaactgaagtccagaacactctcagtgaagtaggtgtatctgtctctaagtcaacagtaaagagaagactccatgaaagtaaatacaaagggttcacatctagatgcaaaccattcatcaattccaaaaatagacaggccagagttaaatttgctgaaaaacacctcatgaagccagctcagttctggaaaagtattctatggacagatgagaccaagatcaacctgtaccagaatgatgggaagaaaaaagtttggagaagaaagggaacggcacatgatccaaggcacaccacatcctctgtaaaacatggtggaggcaacgtgatggcatgggcatgcatggctttcaatggcactgggtcacttgtgtttattgatgacataacagcagacaagagtagccggatgaattctgaagtgtaccgggatatactttcagcccagattcagccaaatgccgcaaagttgatcggacggcgcttcatagtacagatggacaatgaccccaagcatacagccaaagctacccaggagttcatgagtgcaaaaaagtggaacattctgcaatggccaagtcaatcaccagatcttaacccaattgagcatgcatttcacttgctcaaatccagacttaagacggaaagacccacaaacaagcaagacctgaaggctgcggctgtaaaggcctggcaaagcattaagaaggaggaaacccagcatttggtgatgtccatgggttccagacttaaggcagtgattgcctccaaaggattcgtaacaaaatattgaaaataaaaatattttgtttgggtttggtttatttgtccaattacttttgacctcctaaaatgtggagtgtttgtaaagaaatgtgacaattcctacaatttctatcagatatttttgttcaaaccttcaaattaaacgttacaatctgcacttgaattctgttgtagaggtttcatttcaaatccaatgtggtggcatgcagagcccaactcgcgaacattgtgtcactgtccaaatatttctggacctaactgtatttcctaTTAGAGCCAGCAGAGTAGCGGCTGTAACAAGAATGCAgcgtttctgctgatcagagctgtgcagctctgatcaacagaaatgaatgagcaatcagactgctgatccttatagtcccctagggggacaagtaaaataaaaaaaatgtaaaaaaatagtttgaaaaaatataaaaaccctaaaagttcaaattcaccccattgaaaaaaaaaacagttgaaaATAAATAtatgcatatttggtatcgccgcgttcaaaaatgcccgatctatcaaaatatcaaatcaattaatctgatcgtggcgagaaaaaaattccaaaagctaaaattaagttttttggtcgctgcaaaaagacgcaaaaaataagccatcaccgagccccatatcccaaaaaatgagaacactacaggtctcagaaaatggcgccaaaagggagacttttttttggacaaaattctgaatttttttaaccccttagataaaagtaaacctatacatgtttggtgtctacgcactcgtcctgacctgaggcatcacacccacacatcagttaccatgtagtgaacaccgtgaatcaaatatcccaaaaacaatcattcaATCGCAAtttctttgcaatttcaccgcacttggattttttctcctcatttttcagtacactgtatggtacaaGTAATGGCTTCTttcaaaagcacaactcatcccacaaaaactaAGCCTTTTAGATGGTAAGATTGAAGGAAATATACAAAAGTTGGGGTTCTTAGAAGAGGGGAAGGaaacaacaaaaatgaaaaacagaaaatcgcccgggggtgactaCAAACTTTACATGTCTAAccatacacatgcacactcagctCAGTTGAGCGTGCATGTGCTTTCAGTAGGGAGAAGGGAATAAGCTGCTGTCAGAAACCTCTGGCGGCAGCTTATCTCCTATGAGCACCAAGGATCGGGGGTTGAACCTAAATAGGCATGACCCTTCTTTCTTTGGCACTTTTTTGGAGGGGTAGCCACAATAGCCCACATAAACATGAGACAGTTGACTGGTTCTTCTGAAATCACAGCTTTTGGCAGATGTCTATGACCCCCTTAACGTGAGATTGGTCACCGCTGACACACTCCTCAaccgaaacactctgtgctgcagaAAGAATACAGTTTAATAAAACATGGAAGTGTATTTACTTGGGAGTCACTGACAGCTGGAAAGTCTTCAACGGGAGGAATGAGCCCCTGTGCGATGAGCTGCCCGTAAGAAGGAGGAGCCTCGCGTCTCACAAACTCCGCCTCTAAACGGGTCATTTGTGTTTCAAAAgccctgaaaaataaaaagtatacaaGCATTCATTAAACATAAAAAACATGAGAGCTCAAGGCTACCTATCGAATATGCTCATAAACATATTGAAGTTTACTAATTAGGTTAAAATGGCGGACTTGTTCCAGAAAAAGTACTGCTGTTGTACTGCAGCTCAGCCCAATACTTATTGCTGGTCTCCTCCAGTAACAGCGCCACTCCTGCTCAGTGGCCGTGCATTATTTTTGCCTATTAATTTGAATGCAATAAACCATtggtccagtattgaacccctgaggcccttccattggtccagtattgaacccctgaggcccttccattggtccagtattgaacccctgaggcccttccattggtccagtattgaacccctgaggtccttccattggtccagtattgaacccctgaggcccttccattggtccagtattgaacccctgaggcccttccattggtccagtattgaacccctgaggcccttccattggtccagtattgaacccctgaggcccttccattggtccagtattgaacccctgaggtccttccattggtccagtattgaacccctgaggtccttccataggtccagtattgaacccctgaggcccttccattggtccagtattgaacccctgaggccctttcattggtccagtattgaacccctgaggtccttccataggtccagtattgaacccctgaggCCCTTCCATTTgtccagtattgaacccctgaggcccttccattggtccagtattgaacccctgaggtccttccattggtccagtattgaacccctgaggtacttccattggtccagtattgaacccctgaggtccttccattggtccagtattgaacccctgaggtccttccattggtccagtattgaacccctgaggtccttccattggtccagtattgaacccctgaggcccttccattggtccagtattgaacccctgaggtccttccattggtccagtattgaacccctgaggTACTTCCATTGGTTCAGTATTGAACCCCTGAGGCCCTTCCATtggtccagtattgaacccctgaggtccttccattggtccagtattgaacccctgaggCCCTTCCATTGGTTCAgtattgaacccctgaggtccttccattggtccagtattgaacccctgaggcccttccattggtccagtattgaacccctgaggCCCTTCGATtggtccagtattgaacccctgaggcccttccattggtccagtattgaacccctgaggCCCTTCCATTGGTTCAgtattgaacccctgaggtccttccattggtccagtattgaacccctgaggcccttccattggtccagtattgaacccctgaggcccttccattggtccagtattgaacccctgaggcccttccattggtccagtattgaacccctgaggcccttccattggtccagtattgaacccctgaggcccttccattggtccagtattgaacccctgaggcccttccattggtccagtattgaacccctgaggcccttccattggtccagtattgaacccctgaggcccttccattggtccagtattgaacccctgaggcccttccattggtccagtattgaacccctgaggcccttccattggtccagtattgaacccctgaggtccttccataggtccagtattgaacccctgaggCCCTTCCATTTgtccagtattgaacccctgaggcccttccattggtccagtattgaacccctgaggCCCTTCCATTGCTCTAGAATTGAACCTCTGAGGCCCTTCCATTGGTATTGATCTCCCAAGAACATGGAATATATTTTGAGGAATATACTGATTTAATTATTGTTTTGCCTTTAACCATATGCCTTGCATTACGCCTAGCCCTAACCCTTGccttatccctaaccctaaccttatcaCTAGCCTTCTTCCTCTAACCTTAGCCTTATGCCTAGCACTACTGATAATGCTATCACTCGCCTtatccctaaagggggctttagacgctacgagatcgctatagcgaactcgttggggtcacggaatttgtgacgcacatccggccgcattagcgatgccgttgcgtgtaacacctatgagcgattttgcatcgtcgcaaaaacgtgcaaaatcgctcatcggtgacatgggggtccattctcaaaaatcgttactgcagcagtaacgaagttgttcgtcgttcctgcggcagcacagatcgctccgtgtgacgccgcaggaacgaggaacctctccttacctgcgtcccggccacaatgcgaaaggaaggaggtatgcgggatgtttgtcccgctcatctccgcccctccacttctattgggcggcctctcagagacgttgctgtgacgctgaacgaaccgcccccttagaaaggaggcggatcgccggtcacagcgacgtcgccgggcaggtaagtagtgtgacgggtccgggcgatgttgtgcgacacgggcagaggatttgcccgtgtcgcacaaccgatgggggcgggtatgcacgctggcgatatcggtacagatctcAGTGTGTAAACCGGCCTTTGCTCTAGATTTATCACTAGCCCTATCCATGTCACTAGCCTTATCTCTAATCCTAGGCTTATGCCTAGCCCAATCCCTAGCCTTATCCCTAACCATAGCCTTATGACTATCCCTATCCCTATCTTTTACCTTATTCATAAATTTAGCCTTATTATTAGCCCTATCCAATCACTAGCCTTATCTCTAACCCTTCCCTTATTCCTAAACAAAAACCTAGCCTTATTACAAACCCAAGCCTTTTatttagccctagccctagcccttatATACAACCCTAGCTTTAtcactatctctctatctatctatctatctatccctctatctatctatccatccctctatctctctatctatctatctgtctatccctctatctatctatctatctatctatccctctatctatctatctatctatctatccctctatctatctatctatctatctatctatctatctatccctctatctatccctctatctatccatccctctatctatctatctatctatctatctatctatccctctatctatctatctatctatccctctatctatctatctatctatctatccctctatctatctatctatctatctatctatctatctatccctctatctatctatctatctatctatccatctatccctctatctatctatctatctatccatctatccctctatctatctatccctctatctatctatctatctatctatctatccctctatctatctatctatctatccatctatccctctatccctctatccctctatctatccctctatctatccctctatctatccctctatctatccctctatctatctatccctctatctatctatctatccctctatctatctatctatccctctatctatctatccctctatctatctatctatctatccatctatctatctatctatctatctatctatccctctatctatccctctatctatctatccctctatctatctatccctctatctatctatccctctatctatctatccctctatccctctatctatctatccctctatctatctatccctctatctatctatccctctatctatctatccctctatctatctatctatctatctatctatccatccctctatctatctatctatctatccctctatctatctatctatctatttatccctattACTAACCTcatctctaaccctagccttatttTTACCCTATCCATAGCCTTAACCCTAATCCCAGTCTTCTCTCTGTCTCTAGCCTTATCCCTAACCTTAGccttatccctaaccctagccttaacactatCTCTAGCCTTATCTCTAACCCTACTCTTATTCTTACCCCAATACCTAGCCCTATCGCCAACCCAAGCCTTACCTAGCCCTATCCTTAGCCCTTGTCTTGAAACCTAGCCTTATCACTAGCTCTATCCCTATCACTAGCCTCATCTCTATCCCTAGCTTTATTTATACCCCTATCCTTAGCCTTATCCCTAACCATAACCTTATCCCTATCTCTGTTTCTAGCCTTATGCCTTGCCCTATCCCTCACCTCAGCCTAATCACTAGCCCTATAACTAACACTAGCACTAATACTATACTTTGCACTAACCTTAGTTATAAGTGCAAAAACATAAAAGCTGCTCTTAGCAATGAATGAAGTCGGTGTTGACTCATGCGCATGCCCCGGACACACCTATAGTGTTTGATGCCCCTGTGCCTCCTTTTGCCTGCGCCTTTGCAAACAACCAATTAAACTAGAACAAGTAGGAAACAGGTCGTTACTGGGGAACGCAAAACAAGTTTGCTCTTCAATCCCTAAGCCAATGTGATTCGCACTGTATGGTGGAGGAACGCATAGTCTTACCTATACTCCCGGCTCCTAAGGGAATATAGTTTGAAGGCGCAGCCCAAGGCAATGACCAACAGCAGACCGCACACCAGGCTGCCAATCAGGGCAGCAGTGATGACCTTTCGAGGTACAATCACCAGGCAGTTCTGTTCATCGCTTCCGTCCTGGCAATCTTCTTGGCCATCGCAACGCCACGTTTCAAAAATACACAAGTTGGTCCCACAGTGAAAGTTCCCCGGTTGGCACGTGAAGCAGTTTTTTTCATCAGATCCATCTGGGCAGTTTTTCTGATTATTGCAGCGGTCGAGGTAAGAGTAGCACAGGCCGCTTCCTCCCTCGCAGGGATACTCTTTGCTTTGACAGGGTTTACAGTTCTCTTCGTCTTTGCCGTTGGGGCAGTGCCACCAACCATCACAAGTCTGTCGTTCAGAGTAACAGATGTCATCAATTCCACAGGGCTGCTCCCATGGCAAGCAGTAACCTTTAACCTGGTACGTGGCATTAAACCCGTGGCCCATGCTCTTTGGACGCGCATGATATGACAAGGTGAGCTGGCCATTGGCAGACTCGGCGCTGACCGTGTGCCGGTTGTTGCGGAAGGAGAGGGTTTGCAAGAGTTTATCGCTCCTCTCGCCGATTCCTTCATAAACTTTCACGTAATCGCTGTAGCCCAGCAGCAGGTCAATCTGAAGAATGACGTGGCGATTGTCTTGGGTGTCTACGTACCAAACGCAACGAAGATCTGACCGGCTGTGATCTGGGCGGAAAAAGTCTGGTGAAGCGAAAGAGCCATAAAAGTTGCTGAGTTTTCCACCGCAGGTCAGTTCGGGACAATTCTCTTCATCGACACCGGAGACGCAGTCTTTTACCGAATTGCACCTCAATTCGTTGGCCATGCATTGTGTAGAGTGAGCCGAGCTACAGGCGAAGGTTCCCATGGGACACAGGCTGGTCCGTATCTCGGTGAAAGGGTTCGTACAGTTCTGTTCATCCGAGTCATCTCCACATTCATCTACGGAATTGCACCGCCAATTATTCGGGATACATTTCCCGTTCCCGCACAGAAATTCATCGGTCGGACACGAGGTTAGCCCCATTTTtcctcattgaaaaaaaaaaagaaacaatagaTTATTAAAACAATATAAATTGAATGTGTTACAAATTAAACAACTGGGTTTTAGGTTCTCAGCATGCAGGAAATTGAAGCCTGGAGGCATTAAAGTGAATTTTGTAAGTTATATGGAGGCATCACCTAATTTTCAGGATCGTTGGAGGCCCCACTGAGATGACATATCCACTTCAAAGGAAGGAAATACTCCTTTAATGCCGCCATATACAACTTATGATTGTCACTATGCAAAGTAATGCAGCTTCTCCTGAATAGTTATGCTATGATATATTGCTACGATATGCCATAACATTTTGACTGATGCATGTCTTATGTCTGGGACCCCTCTGGATGAGGTGCCATAGTCTTTTTCTGCACAGCCGTAATGCCCGATCCCGCTCCCAGGCTCCAGCGGGGGGGGCGTCCTCCTTCTCACCTGCCTGGTCGTGGTCCCAGTGTGGTATTCCCGCACGCTCTCGCTCCCAGGTGTCATGATCCAGGTCGGTATCTGCCACTGTGGTTTTCCCCAGctctagcctggtcatgtcaggggttaactcctccctgcctcactctggcttccgggacactatatcctggtgctgcacctccggttcagtgccagtgatagtttatgctctgcagcgtgtattactggctctggtgagttacctgatctgttcTGCTACCTGGTTTATGACCGGTACCCTCCTCCGTTCATCTGTCTGTCCCgctccctgactacccattcctgTCTATTGTGTATCCTTCCCTATCTGTCTTATCCCAgtcctgacctgtttgtcctcAACACTTGTTTGTACTTGGATTTcctggcatctgacctgtatccacgttcctgaccctgacctccgtctctcccttcggctgtatctgtgacttctcggcttctgactCTCGGCtctcacctgaccacgatttgtttatccctgtgctattgatgAGATCTCCTGCTGCTAACCCAGTATCCTGACTACTgtattgccctctggtggtttacctgctaactgcactctgaggtTACACTGCTTGTATCTTCAGCTTCTCCTAGTGCAGCATGACACCAAGCCTCAGTGGGGGCgccctccctctcacctgcctggTCTCGGTTCCAGCACAATATTCCCGTATACTCCCGCACCTAGGCTCCAGTGGAGGCGTCCTCCCTCTCACCTGACCGGCAGCTCCACACGTTCTTCTCCTGTCCCGGGGTCTGccgcctcctgcttccaggccactcgcAGCCCTTCTGTGAGTGCCCATAGCGTGTGtgcggccacgccccctttcttaaagggccagcgttccaTTACCCGGAAGTGATCTCTGAGGTCTTCTATTAACCTAAGGTattcacagtgctggccaaaagtattagcacccctgcaattctgtcagataatactcagttttttcctgaaaatgattgcaatcacaaattcttgtgattatcttcatttaatttgtcttcaatgaaaaaaaaaaaatgtcaaaaagccaaattggatataattccacaccaaacataaaaaagggggtggactaaagtattggcacggtttgaaaaatcatgtgatgcttctctaatttgtgtaattaacagcacctgtaacttacctgtggcacctaacaggtgttggcaataactaaatcccacttgccaagctggagtttgccaaaacttacctaaagcctaaaatgttttggaagaatgttctctggtcagatgagacaaaagtagagctttttgggaaaagccatcaacatggagtttacaggaaaaaaagaggcattcaaagaaaagaacacggtccctacagtcaaacatggcggaggttccctgatgttttggggttgctttgctgcctctggcactgggctgcttgaccatgtgcatggcattatgaagtctgaagactaccaacaaattttgcagcataatgtagggcccagtgtgagaaagccgggtctccctcagaggtcatgggtcttccagcaggacaatgacccaaaacacacttcaaaaagcactagaaaatggtttgagagaaagcactggagactactaaagtggccagcaatgagtccagacctgaaccccatagaagacctgtggagagatctcacaatggcagtttggagaaggccccttcacatctcagggccctggagcagtttgccaaagaagaatggtctaaaattccagcagagcattgtaagacactcattgatggaaccggaagcggttgtgcgcagttattttggctaaacgttgtgcaaccaagtattaggctaagggtgccaatacttttgtct contains:
- the LRP3 gene encoding low-density lipoprotein receptor-related protein 3 isoform X2, producing MHSSARLDFLHHISVICFVNALGWADSTFPFTAACSGELEQHTERRGVIYSPGWPLNYPPTMNCSWFIQGDHGDVITISFKNFDIQDSHKCTVDWLLIGPSSKREGYKVCGSTIPPAFMSLRDHVWMFFHSDPLSSGQSQGFRLSYIRGKMGLTSCPTDEFLCGNGKCIPNNWRCNSVDECGDDSDEQNCTNPFTEIRTSLCPMGTFACSSAHSTQCMANELRCNSVKDCVSGVDEENCPELTCGGKLSNFYGSFASPDFFRPDHSRSDLRCVWYVDTQDNRHVILQIDLLLGYSDYVKVYEGIGERSDKLLQTLSFRNNRHTVSAESANGQLTLSYHARPKSMGHGFNATYQVKGYCLPWEQPCGIDDICYSERQTCDGWWHCPNGKDEENCKPCQSKEYPCEGGSGLCYSYLDRCNNQKNCPDGSDEKNCFTCQPGNFHCGTNLCIFETWRCDGQEDCQDGSDEQNCLVIVPRKVITAALIGSLVCGLLLVIALGCAFKLYSLRSREYRAFETQMTRLEAEFVRREAPPSYGQLIAQGLIPPVEDFPAVSDSQVSMLQNIRTAMRRQMRRHSSRRASSRRRLGRLWNRLFHRPRARGQIPLLTSSLLSQARFGETDPGRGEDTWPSPITPPETLNTETQTSSQEGDSSDSADHQVDPERGVPLTVLPQTRAETSSASSDSENPCHGYFNPAIREDPGETSSAELLGAFYLVPVPERTHSHKQLPLKNSGHLDSSANVQIQGLAQPRSCASSCHEEPLGVHVHCERPTPHPLSESSTSDDESLLLC
- the LRP3 gene encoding low-density lipoprotein receptor-related protein 3 isoform X1 gives rise to the protein MHSSARLDFLHHISVICFVNALGWADSTFPFTAAACSGELEQHTERRGVIYSPGWPLNYPPTMNCSWFIQGDHGDVITISFKNFDIQDSHKCTVDWLLIGPSSKREGYKVCGSTIPPAFMSLRDHVWMFFHSDPLSSGQSQGFRLSYIRGKMGLTSCPTDEFLCGNGKCIPNNWRCNSVDECGDDSDEQNCTNPFTEIRTSLCPMGTFACSSAHSTQCMANELRCNSVKDCVSGVDEENCPELTCGGKLSNFYGSFASPDFFRPDHSRSDLRCVWYVDTQDNRHVILQIDLLLGYSDYVKVYEGIGERSDKLLQTLSFRNNRHTVSAESANGQLTLSYHARPKSMGHGFNATYQVKGYCLPWEQPCGIDDICYSERQTCDGWWHCPNGKDEENCKPCQSKEYPCEGGSGLCYSYLDRCNNQKNCPDGSDEKNCFTCQPGNFHCGTNLCIFETWRCDGQEDCQDGSDEQNCLVIVPRKVITAALIGSLVCGLLLVIALGCAFKLYSLRSREYRAFETQMTRLEAEFVRREAPPSYGQLIAQGLIPPVEDFPAVSDSQVSMLQNIRTAMRRQMRRHSSRRASSRRRLGRLWNRLFHRPRARGQIPLLTSSLLSQARFGETDPGRGEDTWPSPITPPETLNTETQTSSQEGDSSDSADHQVDPERGVPLTVLPQTRAETSSASSDSENPCHGYFNPAIREDPGETSSAELLGAFYLVPVPERTHSHKQLPLKNSGHLDSSANVQIQGLAQPRSCASSCHEEPLGVHVHCERPTPHPLSESSTSDDESLLLC